A window of the Zeugodacus cucurbitae isolate PBARC_wt_2022May chromosome 2, idZeuCucr1.2, whole genome shotgun sequence genome harbors these coding sequences:
- the LOC105216794 gene encoding uncharacterized protein LOC105216794 isoform X1 — MQCLHLCMCVCQRIRAEGNVADRYRMTVSSKLYHQIYLLSNKTRKRVNTNPVTNWKIAKLVDSNSSPTVLTSEHLDEMGIGMLDSEESSSSAASAIALVLSASADENSNGVTPNLDAPKMCHQRITSYRTLDTTLDSTFNSDTNDSTTIATPGRGLIETDCINIHHNNNNCNNNNNNVMDAYGDNNKQITQQQSGDKVLLPYRKVAILGMGAGNPTSSSTTHTTAIATQSYTTNSNSNSPSAGRSTRSPLAIVSGSNKNRRGTTQNIQQQQSINIGINNGGLSPNSYMCMPSTSKQSLFRQQQRQQQQQQQQLINTQNQNKSQNRPTQPANNQQPPMVLYDNFFLFRQQQMREHISDGKDHFSTLSDEIILQIFKWLPKKALIRCSYVCRRFNRCASDESLWTRLDLGGRHLRAGALENILTRGVVILRLAQAELNHPIFDSDFLHAEPKFESKLQYLDLSMVSVTKPSLKMLLSRCRQLKKLSLEHVPINDEICNEIAKNTNLEALNLAMCIGLEAWSVRKIMESLQNLNSLNISWTNLSVDAVTSVVTNVTPNLLRLNMAGCRKTLYDSHVASLAKRCPQLLEIDFSDCTALTGNVINIICRFKMLEYLSLSRCYLIPASAYMELNNLPTLTYLDIFGMLSETGMELLEQNFPNIGINKFIHSSVARPTVGTRRTSVWGLRTRD, encoded by the exons aaaACGTGTGAACACCAATCCAgttacaaattggaaaattgcTAAGCTTGTTGATTCGAACTCATCCCCAACTGTGCTTACAAGCGAACATTTGGACGAGATGGGCATTGGAATGCTCGACTCAGAGGAAAGCTCGTCTTCTGCCGCCTCCGCCATAGCATTAGTGTTGAGCGCTAGTGCAGATGAGAATTCCAACGGAGTTACACCTAATTTGGATGCACCGAAAATGTGCCATCAACGTATCACGTCCTATCGCACATTAGATACCACCTTAGACAGCACTTTCAATAGTGATACAAACGATAGCACCACAATTGCGACTCCGGGCAGAGGATTGATAGAAACAGATTGTATTAATATACaccataacaataataattgtaataataacaacaataacgtaATGGATGCTTAtggtgacaacaacaaacagatcACTCAACAACAAAGCGGAGATAAAGTATTACTTCCATATAGGAAGGTAGCTATACTTGGTATGGGAGCGGGGAATCCTACAAGCAGCTCAACAACACATACAACGGCAATCGCCACACAGTCGTACACCACAAATTCAAATTCGAATTCTCCTTCTGCTGGAAGAAGCACACGTAGTCCCTTGGCCATTGTGTCAGGCAGTAACAAAAATCGCAGAGGTACAacacaaaatatacaacaacaacag aGCATAAATATTGGCATTAATAATGGCGGGTTATCGCCAAATAGTTATATGTGTATGCCTTCAACCAGTAAGCAATCACTATTCagacaacaacagcgacagcaacagcaacaacaacaacaactaataaatACTCAAAATCAGAATAAAAGTCAAAATCGCCCAACGCAACCGGCAAATAATCAACAGCCACCAATGGTTTTATACGATAACTTCTTTCTGTTTAGACAGCAACAGATGCGAGAGCACATTTCCGATGGCAAAGATCACTTTAGCACTTTATCAGATGagataattttacaaattttcaaatggTTGCCGAAGAAAGCACTTATACGTTGCAGTTATGTTTGTCGGCGGTTTAATAGATGCGCCAGTGATGAATCACTATGGACGCGTTTGGACTTGGGCGGACGACATTTGCGTGCGGGTGCTTTGGAAAATATTCTCACACGCGGTGTGGTAATATTGCGTTTGGCCCAAGCCGAG TTGAATCATCCCATATTCGATAGTGACTTTCTACATGCAGAACCAAAATTCGAATCAAAGTTGCAGTATTTAGATCTAAGTATGGTATCGGTTACAAAACCGTCGCTCAAGATGCTGCTATCGCGATGTCGTCAACTGAAAAAGCTCAGCTTAGAGCATGTACCAATTAACGATGAAATTTGCAATGAAATAGCAAAGAATACCAACTTAGAGGCACTCAATTTAGCCATGTGCATTGGATTGGAGGCGTGGAGTGTGCGCAAAATAATGGAatcattacaaaatttaaacagCTTAAATATCTCATGGACAAATCTGTCTGTGGATGCCGTTACATCGGTGGTGACAAATGTGACACCAAATCTTTTGCGTTTAAATATGGCAGGTTGTCGTAAGACATTGTACGATTCAC ATGTGGCGAGCTTAGCTAAACGTTGTCCACAACTTTTAGAAATCGATTTTTCCGATTGCACTGCACTGACTGGCAATGTCATCAACATTATTTGCAGATTTAAAATGCTTGAATATTTATCACTTTCGCGCTGCTATCTTATTCCTGCCTCTGCCTATAT GGAACTCAATAATTTACCTACACTCACCTATCTCGACATATTTGGTATGCTCTCAGAGACTGGCATGGAATTGTTGGAGCAAAACTTTCCCAATATAGGAATTAATAAGTTCATACATAGTTCTGTAGCTAGACCGACAGTGGGCACACGCCGCACATCAGTGTGGGGACTTCGTACACGTGACTAG
- the LOC105216794 gene encoding S-phase kinase-associated protein 2 isoform X3, which produces MGIGMLDSEESSSSAASAIALVLSASADENSNGVTPNLDAPKMCHQRITSYRTLDTTLDSTFNSDTNDSTTIATPGRGLIETDCINIHHNNNNCNNNNNNVMDAYGDNNKQITQQQSGDKVLLPYRKVAILGMGAGNPTSSSTTHTTAIATQSYTTNSNSNSPSAGRSTRSPLAIVSGSNKNRRGTTQNIQQQQSINIGINNGGLSPNSYMCMPSTSKQSLFRQQQRQQQQQQQQLINTQNQNKSQNRPTQPANNQQPPMVLYDNFFLFRQQQMREHISDGKDHFSTLSDEIILQIFKWLPKKALIRCSYVCRRFNRCASDESLWTRLDLGGRHLRAGALENILTRGVVILRLAQAELNHPIFDSDFLHAEPKFESKLQYLDLSMVSVTKPSLKMLLSRCRQLKKLSLEHVPINDEICNEIAKNTNLEALNLAMCIGLEAWSVRKIMESLQNLNSLNISWTNLSVDAVTSVVTNVTPNLLRLNMAGCRKTLYDSHVASLAKRCPQLLEIDFSDCTALTGNVINIICRFKMLEYLSLSRCYLIPASAYMELNNLPTLTYLDIFGMLSETGMELLEQNFPNIGINKFIHSSVARPTVGTRRTSVWGLRTRD; this is translated from the exons ATGGGCATTGGAATGCTCGACTCAGAGGAAAGCTCGTCTTCTGCCGCCTCCGCCATAGCATTAGTGTTGAGCGCTAGTGCAGATGAGAATTCCAACGGAGTTACACCTAATTTGGATGCACCGAAAATGTGCCATCAACGTATCACGTCCTATCGCACATTAGATACCACCTTAGACAGCACTTTCAATAGTGATACAAACGATAGCACCACAATTGCGACTCCGGGCAGAGGATTGATAGAAACAGATTGTATTAATATACaccataacaataataattgtaataataacaacaataacgtaATGGATGCTTAtggtgacaacaacaaacagatcACTCAACAACAAAGCGGAGATAAAGTATTACTTCCATATAGGAAGGTAGCTATACTTGGTATGGGAGCGGGGAATCCTACAAGCAGCTCAACAACACATACAACGGCAATCGCCACACAGTCGTACACCACAAATTCAAATTCGAATTCTCCTTCTGCTGGAAGAAGCACACGTAGTCCCTTGGCCATTGTGTCAGGCAGTAACAAAAATCGCAGAGGTACAacacaaaatatacaacaacaacag aGCATAAATATTGGCATTAATAATGGCGGGTTATCGCCAAATAGTTATATGTGTATGCCTTCAACCAGTAAGCAATCACTATTCagacaacaacagcgacagcaacagcaacaacaacaacaactaataaatACTCAAAATCAGAATAAAAGTCAAAATCGCCCAACGCAACCGGCAAATAATCAACAGCCACCAATGGTTTTATACGATAACTTCTTTCTGTTTAGACAGCAACAGATGCGAGAGCACATTTCCGATGGCAAAGATCACTTTAGCACTTTATCAGATGagataattttacaaattttcaaatggTTGCCGAAGAAAGCACTTATACGTTGCAGTTATGTTTGTCGGCGGTTTAATAGATGCGCCAGTGATGAATCACTATGGACGCGTTTGGACTTGGGCGGACGACATTTGCGTGCGGGTGCTTTGGAAAATATTCTCACACGCGGTGTGGTAATATTGCGTTTGGCCCAAGCCGAG TTGAATCATCCCATATTCGATAGTGACTTTCTACATGCAGAACCAAAATTCGAATCAAAGTTGCAGTATTTAGATCTAAGTATGGTATCGGTTACAAAACCGTCGCTCAAGATGCTGCTATCGCGATGTCGTCAACTGAAAAAGCTCAGCTTAGAGCATGTACCAATTAACGATGAAATTTGCAATGAAATAGCAAAGAATACCAACTTAGAGGCACTCAATTTAGCCATGTGCATTGGATTGGAGGCGTGGAGTGTGCGCAAAATAATGGAatcattacaaaatttaaacagCTTAAATATCTCATGGACAAATCTGTCTGTGGATGCCGTTACATCGGTGGTGACAAATGTGACACCAAATCTTTTGCGTTTAAATATGGCAGGTTGTCGTAAGACATTGTACGATTCAC ATGTGGCGAGCTTAGCTAAACGTTGTCCACAACTTTTAGAAATCGATTTTTCCGATTGCACTGCACTGACTGGCAATGTCATCAACATTATTTGCAGATTTAAAATGCTTGAATATTTATCACTTTCGCGCTGCTATCTTATTCCTGCCTCTGCCTATAT GGAACTCAATAATTTACCTACACTCACCTATCTCGACATATTTGGTATGCTCTCAGAGACTGGCATGGAATTGTTGGAGCAAAACTTTCCCAATATAGGAATTAATAAGTTCATACATAGTTCTGTAGCTAGACCGACAGTGGGCACACGCCGCACATCAGTGTGGGGACTTCGTACACGTGACTAG
- the LOC105216794 gene encoding S-phase kinase-associated protein 2 isoform X2 — MSNKKLKQTDNIENLCPTSRKRVNTNPVTNWKIAKLVDSNSSPTVLTSEHLDEMGIGMLDSEESSSSAASAIALVLSASADENSNGVTPNLDAPKMCHQRITSYRTLDTTLDSTFNSDTNDSTTIATPGRGLIETDCINIHHNNNNCNNNNNNVMDAYGDNNKQITQQQSGDKVLLPYRKVAILGMGAGNPTSSSTTHTTAIATQSYTTNSNSNSPSAGRSTRSPLAIVSGSNKNRRGTTQNIQQQQSINIGINNGGLSPNSYMCMPSTSKQSLFRQQQRQQQQQQQQLINTQNQNKSQNRPTQPANNQQPPMVLYDNFFLFRQQQMREHISDGKDHFSTLSDEIILQIFKWLPKKALIRCSYVCRRFNRCASDESLWTRLDLGGRHLRAGALENILTRGVVILRLAQAELNHPIFDSDFLHAEPKFESKLQYLDLSMVSVTKPSLKMLLSRCRQLKKLSLEHVPINDEICNEIAKNTNLEALNLAMCIGLEAWSVRKIMESLQNLNSLNISWTNLSVDAVTSVVTNVTPNLLRLNMAGCRKTLYDSHVASLAKRCPQLLEIDFSDCTALTGNVINIICRFKMLEYLSLSRCYLIPASAYMELNNLPTLTYLDIFGMLSETGMELLEQNFPNIGINKFIHSSVARPTVGTRRTSVWGLRTRD, encoded by the exons aaaACGTGTGAACACCAATCCAgttacaaattggaaaattgcTAAGCTTGTTGATTCGAACTCATCCCCAACTGTGCTTACAAGCGAACATTTGGACGAGATGGGCATTGGAATGCTCGACTCAGAGGAAAGCTCGTCTTCTGCCGCCTCCGCCATAGCATTAGTGTTGAGCGCTAGTGCAGATGAGAATTCCAACGGAGTTACACCTAATTTGGATGCACCGAAAATGTGCCATCAACGTATCACGTCCTATCGCACATTAGATACCACCTTAGACAGCACTTTCAATAGTGATACAAACGATAGCACCACAATTGCGACTCCGGGCAGAGGATTGATAGAAACAGATTGTATTAATATACaccataacaataataattgtaataataacaacaataacgtaATGGATGCTTAtggtgacaacaacaaacagatcACTCAACAACAAAGCGGAGATAAAGTATTACTTCCATATAGGAAGGTAGCTATACTTGGTATGGGAGCGGGGAATCCTACAAGCAGCTCAACAACACATACAACGGCAATCGCCACACAGTCGTACACCACAAATTCAAATTCGAATTCTCCTTCTGCTGGAAGAAGCACACGTAGTCCCTTGGCCATTGTGTCAGGCAGTAACAAAAATCGCAGAGGTACAacacaaaatatacaacaacaacag aGCATAAATATTGGCATTAATAATGGCGGGTTATCGCCAAATAGTTATATGTGTATGCCTTCAACCAGTAAGCAATCACTATTCagacaacaacagcgacagcaacagcaacaacaacaacaactaataaatACTCAAAATCAGAATAAAAGTCAAAATCGCCCAACGCAACCGGCAAATAATCAACAGCCACCAATGGTTTTATACGATAACTTCTTTCTGTTTAGACAGCAACAGATGCGAGAGCACATTTCCGATGGCAAAGATCACTTTAGCACTTTATCAGATGagataattttacaaattttcaaatggTTGCCGAAGAAAGCACTTATACGTTGCAGTTATGTTTGTCGGCGGTTTAATAGATGCGCCAGTGATGAATCACTATGGACGCGTTTGGACTTGGGCGGACGACATTTGCGTGCGGGTGCTTTGGAAAATATTCTCACACGCGGTGTGGTAATATTGCGTTTGGCCCAAGCCGAG TTGAATCATCCCATATTCGATAGTGACTTTCTACATGCAGAACCAAAATTCGAATCAAAGTTGCAGTATTTAGATCTAAGTATGGTATCGGTTACAAAACCGTCGCTCAAGATGCTGCTATCGCGATGTCGTCAACTGAAAAAGCTCAGCTTAGAGCATGTACCAATTAACGATGAAATTTGCAATGAAATAGCAAAGAATACCAACTTAGAGGCACTCAATTTAGCCATGTGCATTGGATTGGAGGCGTGGAGTGTGCGCAAAATAATGGAatcattacaaaatttaaacagCTTAAATATCTCATGGACAAATCTGTCTGTGGATGCCGTTACATCGGTGGTGACAAATGTGACACCAAATCTTTTGCGTTTAAATATGGCAGGTTGTCGTAAGACATTGTACGATTCAC ATGTGGCGAGCTTAGCTAAACGTTGTCCACAACTTTTAGAAATCGATTTTTCCGATTGCACTGCACTGACTGGCAATGTCATCAACATTATTTGCAGATTTAAAATGCTTGAATATTTATCACTTTCGCGCTGCTATCTTATTCCTGCCTCTGCCTATAT GGAACTCAATAATTTACCTACACTCACCTATCTCGACATATTTGGTATGCTCTCAGAGACTGGCATGGAATTGTTGGAGCAAAACTTTCCCAATATAGGAATTAATAAGTTCATACATAGTTCTGTAGCTAGACCGACAGTGGGCACACGCCGCACATCAGTGTGGGGACTTCGTACACGTGACTAG
- the LOC105216793 gene encoding phosphoinositide 3-kinase regulatory subunit 4: MGNQLVGIAPSQIYPMDHYFSGTEIVFESNMGSTRFFKVAKAKSEEGLVVVKVFVRHDPTLPLEYHKERLEYIKKSLANAVNCLPFQRVELTDKAAYITREYVKHSLYDRVSTRPFLTTLEKKWITFQILCALNQCHKQKICHGDIKLENILITSWNWVLLSDFASFKPTYLPEDNPADYTYFFDTSRRRTCYIAPERFVKTFSSDDAEGYGAMIPTDSLVRLGPYISDNTLVPSMDIFSAGCALLELWTEGTAPFELSQLLSYRSGENELVYKHLESIENENLRALLGSMINLNSIYRKSAEDYLDEERGRLFPEYFYSFLQSYLQMFSSSPIMSPDDKILRLHSDIGHCIKVLTHDPNLTPEEEIDANHSTVNTDSCQRLPPEQDGLILIITVVTSCIRGLKQSNTKICSLEILHRLCKYTTSDTILDRILPYILHLAQNSTSKVQVQAIETLTSCLGMVKQIPLSDANVFPEYILPSIEKLCSEPSAVIVRVAFARNIAKLAKIAIYFLEETQRNAPNDMPARRYEAELNALHDIIQQNVLSLLTDSKPIVKQTLMESGICDLCGFFGKEKANDIILSHIMTFLNDDDKNLRGSFYDNIAGVAGYVGWQASDILVPLLHQGFTDREEFVISKAIRAITILIELGHIKKPTITEIIKETCCYLCHPNLWIRHEICGMISTAARTLSAIDVQVKIMPAIKRFLKIPLIQVEKPDLLLDCLQPPIPQQIYDSIIRFNDIQMLVNELENRAIARNNPRPVLLPQHDESSQALKNLFCRLTSEGLNDLVEMQLLAFKPYLFKLKHKAQQEVDEPTSGNGRIVITRKNVLCHEYPLADKLSKSPQEARVNEGIMPSTASPATEAAVTSLGSIAGSPPTGITLLGGTAHPTAVSAATSLGEYTMPERNYWQERSSECRKDLDALRMTFKNRYSMLAFSQHSHNERLNSVYPPGWSLNGTMIAHLHEHSESVIKMTSLRPYGSVFASGSIDGTVRLWDCNKLNGNQGINRSRQVYSANTPIYALVACDGGQSLAVGGKDGSMLIMRIDRNSSKMTLQQALHLDEGENSDGAVVDMQTYDQSVIIYATVYGGIVGWDTRVQKPVWRLENELQHGVITTMCVDSAGSWLATGTSGGKHICWDLRFRLPIAEIKHPNGSRIRKVACHPTEPSYLISASQSNNEVSLWNIETGHRQAVLWASTTPVLSNIQMSETSTSCGLLSGVVDKSPFLLTGSSDQRIRYWDLNEPKNSSLKVPAAKDNLEDVSFTYDSQIIDGSQVIYEQELELSNPAGLNSPGCAMEENPRSGPDMPSPCHHDAITDLLMCKTDKGQIYVASAARDGVIKLWK; encoded by the exons ATGGGTAACCAGTTGGTGGGTATAGCCCCATCCCAAATATACCCAATGGATCATTATTTTTCGGGTACCGAAATTGTTTTCGAATCAAA CATGGGCAGTACCCGTTTCTTCAAAGTGGCCAAAGCAAAATCAGAGGAGGGTTTAGTGGTGGTGAAAGTGTTTGTGAGACATGATCCTACGTTACCGCTGGAGTATCACAAAGAACGTCttgagtatataaaaaaatctctaGCGAATGCTGTGAATTGCTTACCATTCCAGAGAGTTGAG TTAACTGATAAAGCCGCATATATAACGCGTGAATATGTAAAACACAGTTTGTACGATCGGGTCTCCACGCGACCCTTCCTCACAACGCTTGAAAAGAAGTGGATAACATTTCAAATACTCTGTGCATTGAACCAATGCCACAAGCAAAAAATCTGTCACGGTGACATAAAG CTGGAGAATATCCTTATAACTTCATGGAATTGGGTTTTGCTCTCCGATTTCGCATCATTTAAACCAACATACCTCCCAGAAGACAATCCCGCCGATTACACATACTTCTTTGACACCAGCAGACGGCGTACTTGCTACATAGCGCCTGAACGTTTCGTTAAAACCTTTTCATCTGACGATGCCGAAGGCTACGGCGCTATGATACCCACTGATTCACTAGTGCGCCTAGGGCCGTATATTTCAGATAATACGCTTGTGCCCTCTATGGATATATTTTCAGCAGG ttgcgCGCTATTAGAATTGTGGACTGAGGGCACAGCACCGTTTGAACTTTCGCAGCTACTTTCCTATCGTAGCGGTGAAAATGAGTTGGTGTACAAACATTTAGAGAGCATTGAAAACGAAAATCTGCGCGCACTACTCGGTTCCATGATCAACTTGAACTCAATATACAGAAAAAGTGCTGAAGACTATTTAGACGAGGAACGTGGGCGTCTATTCCCCGAATACTTTTACTCATTTCTGCAATCCTATTTGCAAATGTTCTCCTCCTCACCAATAATGTCGCCAGATGATAAAATCTTACGTTTACATTCCGATATTGGTCATTGCATTAAGGTGTTAACCCATGATCCAAACTTAACACCAGAGGAAGAAATTGATGCTAATCATTCTACTGTAAATACGGATAGCTGTCAACGTCTGCCGCCTGAACAGGATGGTTTGATTTTGATAATCACAGTTGTTACCTCGTGCATACGTGGTCTAAAGCAgtcaaatacaaaaatttgttcACTCGAGATTCTACATAGATTATGCAAGTACACCACTTCGGATACCATTTTGGATCGCATACTGCCCTATATT CTTCATCTGGCGCAAAACTCAACTTCAAAAGTACAAGTCCAAGCTATCGAAACACTAACTTCGTGTCTCGGCATGGTTAAACAAATACCATTGAGTGACGCAAATGTCTTTCCCGAGTATATTTTGCCCTCCATAGAGAAATTGTGCAGCGAACCCAGCGCAGTTATTGTACGCGTCGCATTCGCGCGTAATATTG CCAAATTAGCGAAAATCGCTATATATTTCCTAGAAGAAACACAACGAAATGCACCAAATGATATGCCGGCGCGCAGATACGAGGCCGAACTGAATGCCTTGCATgatataatacaacaaaatgtGCTCAGTCTGCTGACCGATTCGAAGCCAATTGTCAAGCAAACGCTCATGGAGTCGGGCATTTGTGATCTGTGCGGCTTCTTTGGCAAGGAGAAAG CTAATGACATTATACTGTCCCACATAATGACCTTCCTCAATGATGATGATAAAAATCTGCGCGGTTCTTTCTACGATAATATCGCCGGCGTTGCGGGTTATGTCGGTTGGCAGGCCTCCGACATACTTGTACCGCTTTTGCATCAGGGTTTCACGGATCGTGAAGAATTTGTAATTAGTAAGGCCATACGAGCTATAACGATACTCATCGAGCTGGGTCACATTAAGAAGCCCACAATCACCGAGATTATCAAGGAGACGTGTTGTTATTTATGCCACCCTAACTTGTGGATACGCCATGAGATTTGTGGCATGATTTCTACAGCGGCACGTACCTTGAGTGCCATAGATGTACAGGTCAAGATTATGCCGGCGATTAAGAGATTCCTTAAGATACCGCTGATACAAGTGGAAAAGCCCGATTTATTGCTGGACTGCTTGCAGCCACCAATCCCTCAACAAATCTACGATAGTATTATAAg aTTTAATGACATACAAATGTTGGTGAATGAACTAGAAAATCGCGCCATCGCACGCAATAATCCCAGACCGGTTTTGTTGCCGCAACACGACGAATCTAGCCaagctttaaaaaat CTTTTCTGCCGCTTAACCTCTGAGGGTCTCAATGATTTGGTGGAAATGCAGCTGCTAGCTTTCAAGCCATACTTATTCAAGCTGAAGCACAAAGCACAACAAGAAGTAGATGAGCCCACATCTGGTAATGGACGCATTGTGATCACGCGCAAAAATGTGCTATGCCACGAATACCCACTAGCTGATAAGCTCTCCAAATCGCCACAGGAAGCCC GTGTGAATGAGGGTATTATGCCTTCTACTGCGTCTCCCGCAACCGAGGCGGCTGTTACGTCGTTGGGCAGTATAGCAGGCAGCCCTCCGACTGGCATTACCCTGCTTGGCGGCACAGCGCACCCGACGGCTGTGAGCGCTGCCACTTCGCTTGGAGAGTATACCATGCCCGAACGCAACTATTGGCAGG AACGCTCATCGGAGTGCCGTAAAGATTTGGATGCGCTGCGTATGACGTTTAAAAATCGCTACAGCATGCTCGCGTTTTCACAGCACAGCCACAATGAGCGGCTCAACTCAGTTTATCCGCCAGGTTGGTCGCTAAATGGCACTATGATAGCGCATCTGCATGAGCATTCTGAATCTGTGATTAAGATGACATCGTTGAGACCGTACGGCTCCGTTTTTGCCAGCGGCAGCATTGATGGCACAGTGCGACTGTGGGACTGCAATAAATTAAACGGTAATCAGGGCATCAACCGGTCACGGCAAGTGTACTCGGCCAATACACCAATTTATGCGCTGGTCGCTTGTGATGGCGGTCAGTCGTTGGCCGTGGGTGGCAAAGATGGCAGCATGCTCATTATGCGTATCGACCGAAATTCCTCGAAAATGACGCTGCAACAGGCGTTGCATTTAGACGAAGG TGAGAATAGTGATGGTGCTGTGGTGGATATGCAAACATACGATCAGAGCGTTATTATCTATGCGACTGTGTATGGCGGCATTGTTGGTTGGGATACGCGGGTACAAAAGCCCGTCTGGCGTTTGGAAAACGAACTGCAACACGGTGTCATAACGACCATGTGTGTCGATTCGGCTGGTTCATGGTTAGCCACCGGCACCAGTGGTGGCAAGCATATCTGCTGGGATTTACGCTTCCGCTTGCCAATCGCCGAAATTAAACATCCAAATGGCTCACGCATACGAAAAGTGGCCTGTCATCCCACAGAGCCTTCATATCTAATTTCAGCCTCACAATCCAACAATGAAGTCTCGCTGTGGAACATCGAAACGGGTCATCGCCAAGCAGTATTGTGGGCCAGCACCACGCCAGTGTTATCGAACATACAAATG agCGAGACATCAACTTCATGTGGTCTGCTGAGCGGTGTAGTCGATAAATCACCATTCTTGTTAACCGGTAGCTCAGATCAACGCATACGTTATTGGGATCTAAACGAGCCGAAAAATTCGTCGCTTAAAGTGCCCGCAGCCAAGGATAATCTTGAAGACGTTTCATTCACCTACGA CTCGCAAATCATAGACGGCAGTCAAGTAATTTATGAACAAGAACTCGAATTGAGCAATCCCGCAGGCTTGAATTCGCCAGGTTGTGCTATGGAAGAGAATCCGCGTTCCGGCCCAGACATGCCCTCACCATGTCATCACGATGCTATAACCGATTTACTAATGTGTAAAACGGATAAGGGACAGATTTATGTGGCTTCGGCTGCCCGTGATGGTGTTATAAAGTTGTGGAAGTAG